The Papio anubis isolate 15944 chromosome 10, Panubis1.0, whole genome shotgun sequence genome includes the window tataccGTCAGCTTTTTCCCcgcccctaaggtaagagcttgggtgagcgctatcagttcggccttctgggccgatgtccccaggggcaggggttccgcccagattacctcagtctctgaagtaaCTGCCActccagcgtacctctggccctgatgcatgaagctgctcccatcagtgaaccagatgAGGTCGGCGTCAGGAAGTGGGCAGTCCTGCAGGTCTTCTCGAACtccgtgcacctgagctagtatctcggtgcagTCGTGGAGTGGGGCGtccaggtccgggttgggcagcagcgaggcagggtttaagctcgttgggggcaggaaagttatcctgagaggatttagtagtagtccttggtagtgggtgagccgggcgttactcatccatcgattaggtggctgtttgagtacaccttcGATGGCATGTGGAGTAACGACCCGCAATTCTTGCcccatgacaagtttatcagcatccTGCACCATCAGAGCCGTGGCTGCAATCATTcggagacaagggggccacccggcagccactgggtctaacttctttgacaggtaggcagCTGGCCTCCGCCAGGGGCCTAAGTTCTGACTTATTACCGCCTTGGCGACACCTTTATTCTCATCTAtgtataagtggaagggcttggtaacatcaggtagtcccagtgcaggcGCGGAGAGTAGGGCGGTTTTAATCTGTTGGAAAGCCGACTCGGCTTCGTCTGTCCActtaaatggctgctgcccccgtGTTGCCTGATATAAGGGTTTAGCCAGTTCTGCGAACCCAAGTATCCATAGTCTGCAAAACCCCGCtgaccccaggaattccctcaCTTGTCGGGTGGATTGTGGCCTGGGGAACTGCAGAACAGTTTGTTTCTGGGCGTCTGTTACCCAGCGCTGCCCTTCTTTAAGCAGGTATCCTAGATATGTTACCTCTGgcttacagatttgagctttctttgccgaGGCTCGGTAGCCTAGATTTCCCAGAGCTTGTAAGAGACCCTTGGTCCCTTGGATGcaagcttcttgggtctcagcagcaattaggaggtcatcaacatactgtagtaaggttatttcagggtgtttgcgtcggtactcacccaggtcttcatggagggcctcatcgaacagggtaggagagtttttgaatccCTGCGGCAGTCTGGTCCATGTCAGTTGGCCACTTATGCCCCTATCAGGGTCATTCCACTCGAAGGCGAAGAGCTTTTGGCTCTGTggggctaaaggcaaactgaagaaagcatctttcaaatctaaaacagtgtaccattgatgtttagggtttaggGGACTTAGGAGGGTATACGGGTTAAGCACAGTTCGATGTATGTCCACAACcctcttattgatttctcttaAGTCTTGTACAGGTCTGTATTCTCCACTATTAGGTTTTCGTACCGGCAACAATGGAGTATTCCAGGGTGAGTGACATGAGCGAAGGACCCCTTGGTCAAGGAGCCGGCGGATATGCAGGGCAATTCCTTTCTTGGCCTCTAGGGGCATCGGGTATTGGCGTACCTGCACGGGGTCTGCCCCAGGCTTAAGTTCAACAAATAAGGCAGGACGGTGTTTTGCTAGACCTAAGCCCCCCGTTTCCGCCCAAGCTTctggatattgctggagccaggttgTTAGGTCCTGGTCAGGGGCCACTTGCTCCTGGTGGAGCCGGTACTCATCTTCTAGGGTTATAGTCAGGATGGACACAGGTCGATTGTGGGAGTTGGTCACGACAGGCccctcagggaggaaatggatctgtgctcccattttagtTAGCAGGTCTCTCCCCAGTAGGggacaggggctctcagggatgaccaggaaagaatgggttacATTCTTGGCTCCGAGGTTTACTGTTCTTTGTGTTGTCCATGGGTATTTCTTAACTCCTGTGGCCCCTTGTACCCACGAGGACTTGGAGGATAATTTCCCATTAGTTTTAACTAAGACTGAGTGCTGTGCTCCCGTATCGACCAAGAACTGGACTggggacccctccacttgcaaagttacccTAGGTTCGGGGAGGGGATCCGAACCCCGTCTTACCTAGTCTTCATCTTGAGTGACTAGTATGGGTGTAGACCTAGGGGGTCCCTGTCCTCGTTGCTTCTTTTTGGGGCAGTCTGTTACCCAGTGGCCAGCCTCCTTGcagtaggcacattggtctttTCTCAGATTATCATGCCTGGGGGGCCGCCTAGGTTGGGTGTACTCTGGCTGTAGATGCTCTTTCTGTActactgctgccaggaccttggtcattttttcagtggccttaaattgcctttcctctggagtatctctgttattgtaaacctgctgggctatctgaaggaggtcTTGAATCCGCTTTCCTTCcaagtcttctaatttctggagttttcttttaatatctggggctgcctgatttacgaaagacattacaacagctgcatgacttcctggagcctctggatctatgggggtgtactgtctaaaagcttccattaatctttctaagtaggtagctgggctctctgtctttccctgcagaatagaatatactttagccaaattagtgggcttgcgagcagctgcccggagacctgccattagagtctggcgataaaggtgtagccgtcccctaccttctgccgtgttgtagtcccacgccagcctggtcagaggaaaggtcgcgtttatgaggtcggggttggcagtcggttgactgtcgtcccccgggaccagctttctagcttctacctgtattctctctcgcTCTTCCGTGGtaaacaagattcggaggagctgctgacaatcatcccaagtgggctggtgggtgaacatgacactatccagtaaagccagtaaatctttggggttgtctgaaaaccgagcactctgagtcttccagttatacagatcactggtggagaatggccggtactggagcctggggattcctgtgtcatctgggggtcctatttcccgaagGGGTAAAGCCACTGTGGAGTCAGGTGGCTGGGGGGGCTAGTCCGCGAAGTGCGCCCTCGCGTCCGCCCCGCCAgcccttcaaagttactttcccttTCAGCGGGCCCGTGTGTGTCGGCCGCCTCCCGTCCACCTGCTCCCTCCCGCGGCTCAGCCCGGGGGGTTGGAGCCTGGGGCCCGGAGGGGTACGGAGGGGGTTCTGCGAACAGTGGGTCCCTGCTGTCAGGTAGAACAGGATTGGGGGGGGGCAgttggttgcttggattttagtggtcgagcaaccagtgccttacagGATTCAGAGGCTAATTGGAAaggggacagccaaggaggcgggttttcaacaaggtcctgccatatgaggatatatgggatttgatcTAAGTGGCCCGCAcgcccaggtaggaaaatcttggatTTTACCCTAGTGATGACAGCAAGTCGGAAGGTTCCTTCGGGTGGCCACcccacatcaaaggcaggccattcgGAGCGACACAGAGTAATTAgctttcctttcctgatttcCATACCAAGATCATGGCCCCTTGCTCTAACTTCTTTGAAATAACTTGTAAGGAGAGACAGAGGAGTGCTCTGGGTATTACACATCCTGTAAAGatttgtagtctcttcctgtaaaggaatgtgggttagaatccctgtaaaggaaatctgatctgacttattaatgataTCTAGTCGCAGGCGCACTTCGGCAGCCTGGGAACCGGGGCAGTTCAGATCGCGAGCGTGCACCGGAAGCCGGAAGCCCGGGAACCGGGGCCGCAAGCCTGCACCGGAAGCCGGAAGCCCGGGAACTGGGGCCGCAAGCGCGCGCTGGAAGCCTGGGAACCGGGGCCGCAAGCGCGCACCAGAAGCGCAGTTCAGATCGCGAGCGCACACCGGAAGCCGGAAGCCCGGGAACCGGGGCCGCAAGCGCGCACCTGAAGCTGGAAGCCCGGGAACCAGGGCCGCAAGCGCGCACCGGAAGCCAGAAGCCCAGGAACCGGGGCCGCAAGCGCGCACCGGAAGCGCGGGTCAGATCATGAGCGCGCACCGGAAGCCCGGGAACCGGGGCCGCAAGCGCGCACCGGAAGCGCGGGTCAAAGTTAGCTGCCTGGGTCGCGATCGCACTCGGGCGA containing:
- the LOC116269146 gene encoding uncharacterized protein FLJ40521-like, encoding MISSRRRTSAAWEPGQFRSRACTGSRKPGNRGRKPAPEAGSPGTGAASARWKPGNRGRKRAPEAQFRSRAHTGSRKPGNRGRKRAPEAGSPGTRAASAHRKPEAQEPGPQARTGSAGQIMSAHRKPGNRGRKRAPEARVKVSCLGRDRTRATQIKDSCCPGNGGSSDRKRAPEAQVRVSCLGRDCA